In Monodelphis domestica isolate mMonDom1 chromosome 4, mMonDom1.pri, whole genome shotgun sequence, one DNA window encodes the following:
- the TNNT1 gene encoding troponin T, slow skeletal muscle isoform X2, translated as MSDTEEQDYEEEQQEEEEAAEEEEEAPEESEPVAEREERPKPRPVVPPLIPPKIPEGERVDFDDIHRKRMEKDLLELQTLIDVHFEQRKKEEEELVGLKDRIERRRAERAEQQRVRTEKERERQAKLAEEKMRKEEEEAKKRAEDDAKKKKVLSNMGAHFGGYLVKAEQKRGKRQTGREMKQRILSERKKPLNIDHMGEEQLREKARELSDWIHQLESEKFDLTEKLRQQKYEINVLYNRISHAQKFRKGAGKGRVGGRWK; from the exons ATGTCGGACACGGAGGAGCAGGATTATGAGGA GGAACAACAAGAAG AAGAGGAGGCtgccgaggaggaggaggaag cccctgAGGAGTCGGAGCCGGTCGCAGAGCGAG AGGAGAGACCCAAACCCAG GCCCGTGGTGCCGCCACTGATCCCACCAAAGATCCCCGAGGGCGAGAGAGTTGACTTCGAT GACATTCACCGGAAACGCATGGAGAAGGACCTTCTGGAGCTGCAGACCCTCATCGACGTGCACTTCgagcagaggaagaaagaggaggaagagctcGTGGGGCTGAAGGATCGGATT GAACGtcgcagagctgagagagcagaACAGCAGAGAGTCCGGactgagaaggagagagaacgCCAAGCCAAGCTGGCC GAggagaagatgaggaaggaggaggaagaggccaAGAAACGAGCTGAAGATGATGCCAAAAAAAAGAAGGTCTTGTCCAACATGGGGGCCCACTTTGGGGGCTACCTGGTCAAG GCTGAACAGAAGCGTGGGAAACGCCAGACTGGACGAGAGATGAAACAGAGGATTCTGTCGGAGCGGAAGAAACCCCTGAACATTGATCACATGGGGGAGGAGCAGCTCAG GGAGAAAGCTCGTGAGCTGTCTGACTGGATTCACCAGCTAGAGTCTGAGAAGTTTGACCTGACAGAGAAACTTCGGCAGCAGAAATATGAG ATCAATGTTCTGTATAACCGAATCAGCCATGCCCAGAAATT CAGGAAGGGGGCCGGCAAGGGCCGAGTCGGAGGGCGCTGGAAGTGA
- the TNNT1 gene encoding troponin T, slow skeletal muscle isoform X1, whose translation MSDTEEQDYEEEQQEEEEAAEEEEEAPEESEPVAEREEERPKPRPVVPPLIPPKIPEGERVDFDDIHRKRMEKDLLELQTLIDVHFEQRKKEEEELVGLKDRIERRRAERAEQQRVRTEKERERQAKLAEEKMRKEEEEAKKRAEDDAKKKKVLSNMGAHFGGYLVKAEQKRGKRQTGREMKQRILSERKKPLNIDHMGEEQLREKARELSDWIHQLESEKFDLTEKLRQQKYEINVLYNRISHAQKFRKGAGKGRVGGRWK comes from the exons ATGTCGGACACGGAGGAGCAGGATTATGAGGA GGAACAACAAGAAG AAGAGGAGGCtgccgaggaggaggaggaag cccctgAGGAGTCGGAGCCGGTCGCAGAGCGAG AAGAGGAGAGACCCAAACCCAG GCCCGTGGTGCCGCCACTGATCCCACCAAAGATCCCCGAGGGCGAGAGAGTTGACTTCGAT GACATTCACCGGAAACGCATGGAGAAGGACCTTCTGGAGCTGCAGACCCTCATCGACGTGCACTTCgagcagaggaagaaagaggaggaagagctcGTGGGGCTGAAGGATCGGATT GAACGtcgcagagctgagagagcagaACAGCAGAGAGTCCGGactgagaaggagagagaacgCCAAGCCAAGCTGGCC GAggagaagatgaggaaggaggaggaagaggccaAGAAACGAGCTGAAGATGATGCCAAAAAAAAGAAGGTCTTGTCCAACATGGGGGCCCACTTTGGGGGCTACCTGGTCAAG GCTGAACAGAAGCGTGGGAAACGCCAGACTGGACGAGAGATGAAACAGAGGATTCTGTCGGAGCGGAAGAAACCCCTGAACATTGATCACATGGGGGAGGAGCAGCTCAG GGAGAAAGCTCGTGAGCTGTCTGACTGGATTCACCAGCTAGAGTCTGAGAAGTTTGACCTGACAGAGAAACTTCGGCAGCAGAAATATGAG ATCAATGTTCTGTATAACCGAATCAGCCATGCCCAGAAATT CAGGAAGGGGGCCGGCAAGGGCCGAGTCGGAGGGCGCTGGAAGTGA
- the TNNT1 gene encoding troponin T, slow skeletal muscle isoform X3, translating to MSDTEEQDYEEEQQEEEEAAEEEEEEEERPKPRPVVPPLIPPKIPEGERVDFDDIHRKRMEKDLLELQTLIDVHFEQRKKEEEELVGLKDRIERRRAERAEQQRVRTEKERERQAKLAEEKMRKEEEEAKKRAEDDAKKKKVLSNMGAHFGGYLVKAEQKRGKRQTGREMKQRILSERKKPLNIDHMGEEQLREKARELSDWIHQLESEKFDLTEKLRQQKYEINVLYNRISHAQKFRKGAGKGRVGGRWK from the exons ATGTCGGACACGGAGGAGCAGGATTATGAGGA GGAACAACAAGAAG AAGAGGAGGCtgccgaggaggaggaggaag AAGAGGAGAGACCCAAACCCAG GCCCGTGGTGCCGCCACTGATCCCACCAAAGATCCCCGAGGGCGAGAGAGTTGACTTCGAT GACATTCACCGGAAACGCATGGAGAAGGACCTTCTGGAGCTGCAGACCCTCATCGACGTGCACTTCgagcagaggaagaaagaggaggaagagctcGTGGGGCTGAAGGATCGGATT GAACGtcgcagagctgagagagcagaACAGCAGAGAGTCCGGactgagaaggagagagaacgCCAAGCCAAGCTGGCC GAggagaagatgaggaaggaggaggaagaggccaAGAAACGAGCTGAAGATGATGCCAAAAAAAAGAAGGTCTTGTCCAACATGGGGGCCCACTTTGGGGGCTACCTGGTCAAG GCTGAACAGAAGCGTGGGAAACGCCAGACTGGACGAGAGATGAAACAGAGGATTCTGTCGGAGCGGAAGAAACCCCTGAACATTGATCACATGGGGGAGGAGCAGCTCAG GGAGAAAGCTCGTGAGCTGTCTGACTGGATTCACCAGCTAGAGTCTGAGAAGTTTGACCTGACAGAGAAACTTCGGCAGCAGAAATATGAG ATCAATGTTCTGTATAACCGAATCAGCCATGCCCAGAAATT CAGGAAGGGGGCCGGCAAGGGCCGAGTCGGAGGGCGCTGGAAGTGA
- the PPP1R12C gene encoding protein phosphatase 1 regulatory subunit 12C isoform X2, with the protein MSGSVPESAAGAGAARERRQEQLRQWARAAGAGELAGGGGGRARARTVRFERAAEFLAACAGGDLEEARAMVRGGPGPGLLDSTNADGISALHQACIDENPEVVRFLVEEGASVNQADNEGWTPLHVAASCGYLDIAQYLLSHGADIAAVNSDGDLPLDLAEADAMESLLRAEVARRGVDVEAAKRAEEELLLRDTRCWLNGGAMPEARHPRTGASALHVAAAKGYMEVMRLLLQAGYDPELRDGDGWTPLHAAAHWGVEDACRLLAEHGGGMDSLTHAGQRPCDLADEDVLSLLEELTRKQEDLRNQKEAQNRGTEPSSEPQPVAGSKHRRSSVCRLSSREKISLQDLSKERKPGGAGAPPLRDDEESEEGPPEPGAFNGLATPQSPEAPGPKTKELRLARVPPTLSQKTGLAPDLTSEPPTPLPAMPAAPGPAASAPTDSRDRRRSYQMPVRDEESESQRKARSRLMRQSRRSTQGVTLTDLKEAEKSACRAWEPEKEAELSKGPDPAPRPRVPGLDHSDGPVQREEPEGDGLGRSAARDRRKVRKERRGPAEGEEAESGDPQASEESPASSLVDGSKRPRPPADPRDHPPDSSNFRKLYLSLEGENERLRESLQETTLRLAQLKVELERATQKQEQDADRPALLELERFERRALERKAAQLEEELKALSDLRADNQRLKDENSALIRVISKLSK; encoded by the exons ATGTCGGGCTCCGTGCCGGAGTCGGCGGCGGGGGCGGGCGCGGCCCGAGAGCGGCGGCAGGAACAGCTGCGGCAGTGGGCGCGGGCGGCGGGGGCCGGGGAGCTGGCTGGCGGCGGCGGGGGCCGGGCTCGGGCCCGCACTGTCCGCTTCGAGCGCGCCGCGGAGTTCCTGGCTGCTTGCGCCGGCGGTGACCTAGAGGAGGCACGGGCTATGGTGCGCGGCGGGCCGGGCCCGGGGCTCCTGGACAGCACTAACGCGGACGGCATCAGCGCGCTGCACCAG GCTTGCATCGACGAGAACCCGGAGGTGGTCCGCTTTCTGGTGGAGGAGGGGGCCTCGGTCAACCAGGCGGACAACGAAGGCTGGACCCCCCTGCACGTGGCGGCGTCCTGCGGATACCTGGACATCGCCCA GTACCTCCTGAGCCACGGGGCGGACATCGCGGCTGTCAACAGCGACGGGGACCTGCCCCTGGACCTGGCCGAGGCTGATGCCATGGAGAGTCTGCTGAGGGCCGAGGTGGCCCGCCgag GCGTGGACGTGGAGGCTGCCAAGAGGGCGGAAGAGGAGCTCCTGCTGCGGGACACCCGCTGCTGGCTGAACGGGGGCGCCATGCCCGAGGCCCGCCACCCCCGCACTGGCGCCTCGGCCCTGCACGTGGCCGCTGCCAAGGGCTACATGGAGGTGATGAG GCTGCTCCTCCAGGCGGGCTACGACCCAGAGCTACGGGATGGCGATGGCTGGACTCCTCTGCATGCCGCCGCTCACTGGGGTGTGGAGGACGCCTGCCGCCTGCTGGCCGAGCACGGGGGCGGCATGGACTCCCTGACTCACGCG GGGCAGCGGCCCTGCGACCTGGCAGACGAGGACGTGCTGAGCCTCCTGGAGGAGCTGACCAGGAAGCAGGAAGAT CTTCGAAACCAAAAGGAGGCCCAGAACCGAGGGACGGAGCCCAGCTCGGAGCCCCAGCCAGTGGCAGGCAGCAAACACCGGAG GAGTTCTGTGTGCCGCCTGAGCAGCCGGGAGAAGATCAGCCTCCAGGACCTGTCCAAGGAGAGGAAGCCGGGGGGTGCCGGGGCGCCCCCACTGCGGGACGACGAGGAGAGCGAGGAGGGGCCCCCCG agCCCGGCGCCTTCAACGGACTGGCGACCCCTCAGAGCCCGGAGGCCCCGGGCCCCAAG ACCAAGGAGCTCCGCCTGGCCCGGGTGCCCCCAACGCTTTCCCAGAAGACTGGCCTGGCCCCAGACCT GACCTCGGAGCCCCCTACGCCACTGCCAGCCATGCCAGCTGCCCCGGGGCCAGCCGCTTCTGCCCCCACCGATTCCCGGGACCGCAGGAG ATCCTACCAGATGCCGGTGAGAGACGAGGAATCCGAGTCTCAGCGCAAGGCCCGGTCTCGCCTCATGCGCCAGTCCCGGAGATCCACCCAG GGGGTGACGCTGACAGACCTGAAGGAGGCTGAGAAGAGCGCCTGCCGAGCCTGGGAGCCTGAGAAGGAGGCGGAGCTCTCCAAGGGCCCG gaCCCTGCACCCAGGCCCCGAGTGCCGGGGCTGGACCACTCTGACGGGCCAGTCCAGAGAG AGGAGCCCGAGGGGGACGGCCTCGGCCGCTCAGCAGCCCGGGACCGGCGGAAAGTCAGGAAGGAGCGGCGGGGGCCGGCGGAG GGCGAGGAGGCGGAGTCCGGGGACCCCCAGGCCAGTGAGGAGAGCCCGGCCTCCAG CCTGGTGGACGGCTCCAAGCGCCCCCGGCCCCCGGCGGACCCCAGAGACCACCCGCCTGACAGCAGCAACTTCCGCAAG CTGTACCTGAGCCTGGAGGGGGAGAACGAGCGGCTCAGGGAGAGCCTACAGGAGACCACCTTGCGGCTGGCGCAGCTCAAGGTGGAGCTGGAGAGGGCCACGCAG AAACAGGAGCAGGATGCTGACAGGCCAGCGCTGCTGGAGCTGGAGAGATTT gaacGGCGGGCCCTAGAAAGGAAGGCAGCCCAGCTGGAGGAGGAGCTGAAG GCCCTGTCCGACCTGCGGGCCGACAACCAGCGTCTGAAGGATGAGAACTCGGCCCTGATCCGGGTCATCAGCAAACTCTCCAAgtga
- the PPP1R12C gene encoding protein phosphatase 1 regulatory subunit 12C isoform X1: MSGSVPESAAGAGAARERRQEQLRQWARAAGAGELAGGGGGRARARTVRFERAAEFLAACAGGDLEEARAMVRGGPGPGLLDSTNADGISALHQACIDENPEVVRFLVEEGASVNQADNEGWTPLHVAASCGYLDIAQYLLSHGADIAAVNSDGDLPLDLAEADAMESLLRAEVARRGVDVEAAKRAEEELLLRDTRCWLNGGAMPEARHPRTGASALHVAAAKGYMEVMRLLLQAGYDPELRDGDGWTPLHAAAHWGVEDACRLLAEHGGGMDSLTHAGQRPCDLADEDVLSLLEELTRKQEDLRNQKEAQNRGTEPSSEPQPVAGSKHRRSSVCRLSSREKISLQDLSKERKPGGAGAPPLRDDEESEEGPPEPGAFNGLATPQSPEAPGPKTKELRLARVPPTLSQKTGLAPDLTSEPPTPLPAMPAAPGPAASAPTDSRDRRRSYQMPVRDEESESQRKARSRLMRQSRRSTQGVTLTDLKEAEKSACRAWEPEKEAELSKGPDPAPRPRVPGLDHSDGPVQRAEEPEGDGLGRSAARDRRKVRKERRGPAEGEEAESGDPQASEESPASSLVDGSKRPRPPADPRDHPPDSSNFRKLYLSLEGENERLRESLQETTLRLAQLKVELERATQKQEQDADRPALLELERFERRALERKAAQLEEELKALSDLRADNQRLKDENSALIRVISKLSK; the protein is encoded by the exons ATGTCGGGCTCCGTGCCGGAGTCGGCGGCGGGGGCGGGCGCGGCCCGAGAGCGGCGGCAGGAACAGCTGCGGCAGTGGGCGCGGGCGGCGGGGGCCGGGGAGCTGGCTGGCGGCGGCGGGGGCCGGGCTCGGGCCCGCACTGTCCGCTTCGAGCGCGCCGCGGAGTTCCTGGCTGCTTGCGCCGGCGGTGACCTAGAGGAGGCACGGGCTATGGTGCGCGGCGGGCCGGGCCCGGGGCTCCTGGACAGCACTAACGCGGACGGCATCAGCGCGCTGCACCAG GCTTGCATCGACGAGAACCCGGAGGTGGTCCGCTTTCTGGTGGAGGAGGGGGCCTCGGTCAACCAGGCGGACAACGAAGGCTGGACCCCCCTGCACGTGGCGGCGTCCTGCGGATACCTGGACATCGCCCA GTACCTCCTGAGCCACGGGGCGGACATCGCGGCTGTCAACAGCGACGGGGACCTGCCCCTGGACCTGGCCGAGGCTGATGCCATGGAGAGTCTGCTGAGGGCCGAGGTGGCCCGCCgag GCGTGGACGTGGAGGCTGCCAAGAGGGCGGAAGAGGAGCTCCTGCTGCGGGACACCCGCTGCTGGCTGAACGGGGGCGCCATGCCCGAGGCCCGCCACCCCCGCACTGGCGCCTCGGCCCTGCACGTGGCCGCTGCCAAGGGCTACATGGAGGTGATGAG GCTGCTCCTCCAGGCGGGCTACGACCCAGAGCTACGGGATGGCGATGGCTGGACTCCTCTGCATGCCGCCGCTCACTGGGGTGTGGAGGACGCCTGCCGCCTGCTGGCCGAGCACGGGGGCGGCATGGACTCCCTGACTCACGCG GGGCAGCGGCCCTGCGACCTGGCAGACGAGGACGTGCTGAGCCTCCTGGAGGAGCTGACCAGGAAGCAGGAAGAT CTTCGAAACCAAAAGGAGGCCCAGAACCGAGGGACGGAGCCCAGCTCGGAGCCCCAGCCAGTGGCAGGCAGCAAACACCGGAG GAGTTCTGTGTGCCGCCTGAGCAGCCGGGAGAAGATCAGCCTCCAGGACCTGTCCAAGGAGAGGAAGCCGGGGGGTGCCGGGGCGCCCCCACTGCGGGACGACGAGGAGAGCGAGGAGGGGCCCCCCG agCCCGGCGCCTTCAACGGACTGGCGACCCCTCAGAGCCCGGAGGCCCCGGGCCCCAAG ACCAAGGAGCTCCGCCTGGCCCGGGTGCCCCCAACGCTTTCCCAGAAGACTGGCCTGGCCCCAGACCT GACCTCGGAGCCCCCTACGCCACTGCCAGCCATGCCAGCTGCCCCGGGGCCAGCCGCTTCTGCCCCCACCGATTCCCGGGACCGCAGGAG ATCCTACCAGATGCCGGTGAGAGACGAGGAATCCGAGTCTCAGCGCAAGGCCCGGTCTCGCCTCATGCGCCAGTCCCGGAGATCCACCCAG GGGGTGACGCTGACAGACCTGAAGGAGGCTGAGAAGAGCGCCTGCCGAGCCTGGGAGCCTGAGAAGGAGGCGGAGCTCTCCAAGGGCCCG gaCCCTGCACCCAGGCCCCGAGTGCCGGGGCTGGACCACTCTGACGGGCCAGTCCAGAGAG CAGAGGAGCCCGAGGGGGACGGCCTCGGCCGCTCAGCAGCCCGGGACCGGCGGAAAGTCAGGAAGGAGCGGCGGGGGCCGGCGGAG GGCGAGGAGGCGGAGTCCGGGGACCCCCAGGCCAGTGAGGAGAGCCCGGCCTCCAG CCTGGTGGACGGCTCCAAGCGCCCCCGGCCCCCGGCGGACCCCAGAGACCACCCGCCTGACAGCAGCAACTTCCGCAAG CTGTACCTGAGCCTGGAGGGGGAGAACGAGCGGCTCAGGGAGAGCCTACAGGAGACCACCTTGCGGCTGGCGCAGCTCAAGGTGGAGCTGGAGAGGGCCACGCAG AAACAGGAGCAGGATGCTGACAGGCCAGCGCTGCTGGAGCTGGAGAGATTT gaacGGCGGGCCCTAGAAAGGAAGGCAGCCCAGCTGGAGGAGGAGCTGAAG GCCCTGTCCGACCTGCGGGCCGACAACCAGCGTCTGAAGGATGAGAACTCGGCCCTGATCCGGGTCATCAGCAAACTCTCCAAgtga
- the EPS8L1 gene encoding epidermal growth factor receptor kinase substrate 8-like protein 1 yields the protein MSGPARPSAAPKPSAKSIYEQRKRYSTVVMADVSQYAVNHLVTFCLGEEDGVHTVEDASRKLAAMDAQARIWAQEMLLQVSAGHVKLLDGDSKEELESYGLNSIVRCEAVRPPGQTRSLLLLVCQEPDRPQPDVHYFQGLRVGAELIREDVHGALQAHRSGSGDRRAAALRATQEELKRTPSPGPADPPFQRRPSTRVAIAPRERLLGPRGQEEAAVPEEEDGVTQTPAPDLASLEAERNVGILNHILDDVESFVAKLQKSAEATRVLEHRERGRRARRRAPGEGLLTLRAKPPTEEEYTDILQKIKYSFSLLARLRSNITDPSAPELLHFLLGPLQMVVDTSGGPSFAQAVQQPHLTAEAVALLKETLTAREAELWTSLGDAWTKARLELPPEEGTPYSPVFYSGWEPAPTSPGGQAWEDPVEGQHRHERRRWQQSAPQIEVNGHTEPDSELEPGPGPEPRVPGKWVLCNYDFQARNGSELSVHRGDLLEVLDDARKWWKVQDPQGQQGYVPYNILTSHPGPRSRKASPARELEQRTPPPPLAPAPPRPRWGSTDSLDLDAGEKEKFAHMLSVNEELQARLAQGPRSPRSSSRGAVTARLAPPEPPLSPGSPAPEVRAWLLAKGFSPGTVIALGDLTGAQLFSLKKDELRAVSPEEGARLYSQVTGHRALQQDSEKLSELEAVMEKQKRKVEGETGGDAL from the exons ATGAGCGGCCCAGCAAG GCCCTCGGCGGCCCCCAAGCCCAGCGCCAAGTCCATCTATG AGCAGAGGAAGAGGTACTCCACCGTGGTCATGGCCGACGTGTCCCAGTACGCCGTCAAT CACCTGGTCACCTTCTGCCTGGGCGAGGAGGACGGAGTGCACACCGTGGAGGACGCCTCCAGGAAGCTCGCGGCCATGGACGCCCAGGCTCGCATCTGGGCCCAGGAGATGCTGCTGCAGGTGTCGGCCGGCCACGTCAAGCTGCTGGACGGGGATTCCAAG gaggAGCTGGAGTCCTACGGCCTCAACTCCATCGTGCGCTGCGAGGCCGTGCGGCCCCCCGGCCAGACGcgctccctcctcctcctggtGTGCCAGGAGCCGGACCGGCCCCAGCCCGACGTCCACTACTTCCAGGGCCTGCGGGTCGGG GCGGAGCTGATCCGCGAGGACGTTCACGGAGCCCTGCAGGCCCATCGATCTGGCAGCGGAGATCGGCGGGCGGCTGCCCTGag GGCCACCCAGGAGGAGCTGAAGCGCACGCCCAGCCCAGGGCCCGCGGACCCCCCCTTCCAGCGCCGGCCTTCCACCCGAGTGGCCATCGCCCCCCGCGAGCGGCTGCTGGGGCCCAGGGGCCAAGAAGAGGCAGCCGTCCCTGAGGAGGAGGACGGAG tgaCCCAGACGCCCGCCCCGGACCTGGCCAGCCTGGAGGCCGAGCGGAACGTG GGCATCCTGAACCACATCCTGGACGATGTGGAGAGCTTTGTGGCCAAGCTGCAGAAGTCCGCGGAGGCCACCCGCGTCCTGGAGCACCGGGAGCGGGGCCGAAGGGCCCGGCGGAGAGCGCCAGGCG AGGGCCTCCTGACCCTTCGGGCAAAGCCCCCCACGGAGGAAGAGTACACAGACATCCTGCAGAAGATCAAGTACTCCTTCAGCCTGCTG GCCCGCCTGCGCTCCAACATCACGGATCCCTCAGCACCCGAGCTGCTGCACTTCCTGCTCGGCCCCCTGCAGATG GTGGTGGACACGTCTGGTGGCCCCAGCTTTGCCCAGGCCGTGCAGCAGCCTCACCTGACTGCGGAGGCTGTAGCCCTGCTCAAAGAGACCTTGACTGCCCGAGAGGCCGAGCTCTGGACTTCTCTGGGAGACGCTTGGACCAAGGCCAG GCTAGAGCTTCCCCCTGAGGAAGGCACCCCCTACTCCCCAGTCTTTTACAGTGGCTGGGAACCGGCCCCCACCAGCCCTGGGGGCCAGGCCTGGGAGGATCCTGTGGAGGGGCAACACCGACATGAGAGGCGTCGGTGGCAG caaTCGGCCCCACAGATTGAGGTCAATGG TCATACAGAACCAGACTCGGAGCTGgagccggggccggggccggagcCCAGGGTTCCTGGGAAGTGGGTTCTCTGTAACTACGATTTCCAGGCCCGGAATGGCAGTGAGCTCTCAGTCCATCGAGGGGACCTGCTGGAG GTGCTAGATGATGCCCGGAAGTGGTGGAAGGTTCAGGACCCTCAGGGCCAGCAGGGGTATGTCCCCTACAACATTCTCACCTCGCACCCAGGACCCCGCAGCAGAAAGGCCAGCCCTGCCAGGGAGCTG GAACAGaggactcctcccccacccctggcCCCAGCCCCCCCCAGGCCCCGATGGGGCAGCACAGACAGCCTGGACCTGGATGCAGGGGAGAAGG AGAAGTTCGCTCACATGCTGAGCGTCAACGAGGAGCTGCAGGCCCGGCTGGCCCAGGGCCCCCGGAGTCCCCGGAGCTCCAGTCGCGGGGCCGTCACGGCGCGACTGGCGCCCCCTGAACCCCCGCTCAGCCCCGGCTCCCCGGCCCCCGAAGTCCGTGCCTGGCTGCTGGCCAAGGGTTTCAGCCCCGG GACCGTGATCGCCCTGGGGGACCTCACCGGCGCCCAGCTCTTCTCCCTGAAGAAGGACGAGCTGCGGGCCGTGAGCCCGGAGGAGGGCGCCCGCCTCTACAGCCAGGTCACCGGCCACCGCGCACTGCAGCAG GATTCGGAAAAGCTGTCGGAGCTGGAGGCGGTGATGGAGAAGCAGAAACGGAAGGTGGAGGGGGAGACGGGCGGGGACGCGCTGTGA
- the RDH13 gene encoding retinol dehydrogenase 13, whose protein sequence is MRGGGRESTISEQTTSPSSLRGGGGGEGHLPHDALPRAVMCAGGPDEPLRAASVCSREPPGGRCASPGLGRGGRCPSKATIHGKTVIITGANTGIGKETARELARRGGRVILACRDLAKCEAAAREIRGDTLNHRVDARPLDLASLSSVRAFAKQIVEEEERVDILINNAAVMRCPHWTTEDGFEMQLGVNHLGHFLLTNLLLEKLRASGASRVISVSSLAHAAGHVDFEDLNWERRPYEPRAAYCQSKLAQLLFTRELSRRLQGTRVTANSLHPGVASTELGRHTALRNSAFSSTVLGPFFWLLVKTPSLAAQPSVYLAVAPELSDVSGKYFDAFREKPPAAQAQDDEAARKLWAHSARLVGLEEAAGSSGA, encoded by the exons ATgcggggagggggcagggagtcCACCATCTCGGAGCAGACTACAAGTCCCAGCAGTCtccgcggcggcggcggcggggagGGGCACTTACCACATGACGCCCTGCCACGTGCCGTGATGTGTGCGGGCGGGCCCGATGAGCCGCTACGTGCTGCCTCTGTCTGTAGCCGGGAGCCTCCTGGGGGCCGCTGTGCTTCTCCG GGACTCGGTCGTGGAGGGCGCTGCCCCAGCAAGGCCACCATCCATGGGAAGACGGTCATCATCACGGGGGCCAATACTGGCATTGGGAAGGAGACTGCCCGCGAGTTGGCCCGGAGGG GAGGCCGAGTCATCCTGGCCTGTCGGGACTTAGCTAAGTGTGAGGCGGCTGCCAGGGAGATCCGGGGGGACACTCTGAACCACCGCGTGGACGCCCGGCCCTTGGACCTGGCCTCTCTGAGCTCCGTCCGGGCCTTCGCCAAGCAGATTGTGGAGG AGGAGGAGCGTGTGGACATTCTTATCAATAATGCCGCCGTGATGCGGTGCCCCCACTGGACCACCGAGGATGGCTTTGAGATGCAGCTGGGCGTCAACCATCTGG GCCACTTCCTGCTGACCAACCTGCTGCTGGAGAAGCTCCGGGCCTCGGGGGCCTCGCGGGTCATCAGCGTGTCCTCGCTGGCCCACGCGGCCGGCCACGTGGACTTTGAGGACCTGAACTGGGAGCGGCGGCCCTACGAGCCCCGGGCCGCGTACTGCCAGAGCAAGCTGGCCCAGCTGCTGTTCACCCGCGAGCTGAGCCGGCGGCTGCAAG GGACGCGGGTCACCGCGAACTCGCTGCACCCCGGGGTGGCCAGCACCGAGCTGGGCAGACACACGGCCCTGCGGAACTCCGCCTTCTCCAGCACGGTCCTGG GCCCCTTCTTCTGGCTGCTGGTGAAGACGCCCAGCCTGGCCGCGCAGCCCAGCGTCTACCTGGCCGTGGCGCCGGAGCTCAGCGACGTCTCGGGCAAGTACTTCGACGCCTTCCGGGAGAAGCCGCCGGCCGCCCAGGCCCAGGACGACGAGGCGGCCCGGAAGCTCTGGGCCCACAGCGCCCGCCTGGTGGGGCTGGAGGAGGCCGCGGGGAGCAGCGGCGCTTAG